In the genome of Kitasatospora cathayae, one region contains:
- a CDS encoding glycoside hydrolase family 36 protein produces the protein MSDPHETIRWGHGALELEIALGEHGTPRLVRIGAPGEKTTTPRPGAPLPLVEVTTAGLGRHWSGRHLVNSVLGARLRHRSHRASRDGDWHVLTVELHEPETGLTAEAVYRSPDGLPVLRSEVLLRNDGPRTLHLESVGSLVAGCLTRGDPATLDTADVLWAENEWFAECRWQRQPLRVSSPERSGRFHTTAGRSTRVVAGQGVWSSCGHLPMGGLTDRESGRTWLWQIEHNGGGWRWECGVRDDTAYAALYGPEDADHGWRHPLEPGAEFRTVPVALALAADGGPDGAFAVLTRYRRATRRPHPDHRRLPVIFNDYMNCLMGDPTTAKLLPLVDAAAEAGAEYFVIDAGWYDDGDNWWSSVGAWEPSASRFPGPTGIHEVLDRVRERGMVPGLWLEPEAVGVNSPVAGSLPEEAFFRRDGRRVEEGGGRYHLDLRHPAARAHLDRVVDRLVGEWGVGYLKLDHNTDPGSGTSSHPGEAPAAGLLGHNRAQLAWLEGILERHPDLVIENCASGGMRMDHALLSRLQLQSTSDQQDLLRYAPIAAAAPTVVTPEQGAVWAYPLPEDTPDEVALTMANALLGRIHLSGRITELSPESRDLVHEAIAVHKSIRADLPQALPAWPLGLPGWEDPWIALALHTPTTTYVTAWRRSGEEAVRDLDIPHLAGADVRVEVLYPSSSPTTALWHPATAELALTLPTVPSAILVRLTKKTPEGS, from the coding sequence ATGAGCGACCCGCACGAGACGATCCGCTGGGGCCACGGCGCCCTGGAACTGGAAATCGCCCTGGGCGAGCACGGCACTCCCCGCCTGGTCCGCATCGGCGCACCCGGTGAGAAGACCACCACGCCACGCCCCGGCGCACCGCTGCCGCTGGTGGAGGTGACCACCGCCGGCCTCGGCCGCCACTGGTCGGGCCGGCACCTCGTCAACTCCGTCCTCGGCGCCCGCCTGCGCCATCGCTCCCACCGCGCGTCCCGGGACGGCGACTGGCACGTGCTCACCGTCGAACTCCACGAGCCGGAGACCGGTCTGACCGCCGAGGCGGTCTACCGGTCCCCGGACGGCCTGCCGGTGCTGCGCAGCGAGGTGCTGCTGCGCAACGACGGACCGCGGACGCTGCACCTGGAGTCGGTCGGCTCGCTCGTGGCGGGCTGCCTCACCCGGGGCGACCCGGCGACCCTGGACACCGCCGACGTGCTGTGGGCGGAGAACGAGTGGTTCGCCGAATGCCGCTGGCAGCGCCAGCCGCTGCGGGTGTCCTCGCCCGAGCGGAGCGGCCGGTTCCACACCACCGCCGGCCGCAGCACCCGCGTCGTGGCCGGGCAGGGCGTGTGGTCCAGCTGCGGACACCTGCCGATGGGCGGCCTGACGGACCGCGAGTCCGGCCGCACCTGGCTGTGGCAGATCGAGCACAACGGAGGCGGCTGGCGCTGGGAGTGCGGTGTGCGCGACGACACCGCGTACGCGGCGCTGTACGGCCCCGAGGACGCCGACCACGGCTGGCGCCACCCGCTGGAGCCGGGCGCCGAGTTCCGCACCGTGCCCGTGGCGCTCGCGCTGGCCGCGGACGGCGGCCCCGACGGTGCCTTCGCCGTCCTCACCCGGTACCGTCGCGCCACCCGCCGGCCGCACCCGGACCACCGCCGGCTGCCGGTCATCTTCAACGACTACATGAACTGCCTGATGGGCGACCCGACCACGGCCAAGCTGCTGCCGCTGGTCGACGCCGCCGCCGAGGCCGGCGCGGAGTACTTCGTCATCGACGCCGGCTGGTACGACGACGGCGACAACTGGTGGAGCTCCGTCGGCGCCTGGGAACCGTCGGCCTCCCGCTTCCCCGGGCCGACGGGGATCCACGAGGTCCTGGACCGCGTCCGGGAACGGGGCATGGTCCCCGGCCTGTGGCTGGAGCCGGAGGCGGTCGGGGTGAACAGCCCGGTGGCCGGGTCCCTTCCGGAGGAGGCGTTCTTCCGCCGGGACGGCCGGCGGGTGGAGGAGGGCGGCGGCCGGTACCACCTCGACCTGCGCCACCCGGCCGCCCGCGCCCACCTGGACCGGGTGGTGGACCGCCTGGTCGGTGAGTGGGGCGTCGGCTACCTCAAGCTCGACCACAACACCGACCCGGGCTCCGGCACCAGCAGCCATCCGGGAGAGGCTCCGGCGGCCGGTCTGCTCGGCCACAACCGGGCCCAACTCGCCTGGTTGGAGGGCATCCTGGAGCGGCATCCGGACCTGGTGATCGAGAACTGCGCGTCCGGCGGCATGCGGATGGACCACGCCCTGCTCTCCCGGCTCCAGCTGCAGTCCACCAGCGACCAGCAGGACCTGCTGCGCTACGCACCGATCGCGGCGGCAGCCCCCACCGTCGTCACGCCCGAGCAGGGCGCCGTCTGGGCCTACCCGCTGCCGGAGGACACCCCCGACGAAGTGGCCCTCACCATGGCCAACGCGCTCCTCGGGCGCATCCACCTCTCCGGGCGGATCACCGAACTGTCCCCGGAATCGAGGGACCTGGTCCACGAGGCGATAGCCGTCCACAAATCGATCCGCGCCGACCTGCCGCAGGCGCTGCCCGCCTGGCCGCTCGGACTCCCGGGCTGGGAGGACCCGTGGATCGCCCTGGCACTGCACACCCCGACCACCACCTACGTGACCGCCTGGCGCCGCTCCGGCGAGGAGGCCGTCAGGGATCTCGACATACCCCACCTGGCCGGTGCCGACGTCCGCGTCGAGGTGCTCTACCCGTCGTCCAGCCCGACCACCGCGCTCTGGCACCCGGCCACCGCCGAACTCGCCCTGACCCTGCCGACGGTCCCGTCCGCCATCCTGGTACGCCTCACGAAAAAGACACCCGAAGGGAGTTGA
- a CDS encoding cellulose binding domain-containing protein yields MRWSARSCHDRVIAAAAALALAATGAIAAVAPPATAASSVSVSVDAALQLATVPATGVGVNIPVYDANMNAAATPGLLSTAGINTVRYPGGSHSDVYHWQTGAAEGGAYVAPNTGFDAFMGTVRAAGAQPIITANYGSGTPQEAAAWVQYANVTKDYGVKYWEIGNEVYGNGEYNATWEYDTHSSKSATTYADNVLQYISAMKAADPSVKIGAVLTTPGYWPDGIVGPGDTMDWNHTVLSIAGSKIDFAIVHAYPTSTSPADLLTKPQAQNANITGAVRSLINQYAGSNAPNVGIAVTEANAQAYLDTSPNGLFAPDDYLTWLENGAFNVDWWDLRNGTDCTKVTTVEGATDYNDGGMVSSGSPCEPAVNTPFPAYYGIQMISRLGAPGDTLVKAASSSSLLTAHAVRRANGDVDVMLINKDPNNDATVNLSYTGFTPSSATPTVHSYLKNAHGIGTTQSGSPTTQTVPAYGITVVQMHPTSAPCRVVYNKNEWSGVMVGNVTVVNNSLGQVNGWSLGFNFPGDNVITNSWNASVSQSGPSVNAANVSYNPTVPQGGSVQWGFRATWSSSDANPSAFWFNGASCAIG; encoded by the coding sequence ATGAGATGGTCAGCCCGTTCGTGTCATGATCGCGTCATCGCCGCGGCGGCGGCCCTGGCGCTCGCGGCCACCGGCGCAATCGCCGCCGTCGCGCCGCCCGCAACCGCCGCGAGCTCCGTGTCGGTGTCGGTCGACGCCGCCCTACAGCTCGCCACCGTCCCCGCCACCGGCGTCGGCGTGAACATCCCGGTCTACGACGCCAACATGAACGCCGCCGCCACCCCCGGCCTGCTCAGCACGGCCGGCATCAACACCGTCCGCTACCCCGGCGGCAGCCACTCCGACGTCTACCACTGGCAGACCGGCGCCGCCGAGGGCGGTGCGTACGTCGCCCCCAACACCGGCTTCGACGCCTTCATGGGCACCGTACGCGCCGCCGGAGCGCAGCCGATCATCACCGCCAACTACGGCTCGGGCACCCCCCAGGAGGCCGCCGCCTGGGTCCAGTACGCCAACGTCACCAAGGACTACGGCGTCAAGTACTGGGAGATCGGCAACGAGGTCTACGGCAACGGCGAGTACAACGCCACCTGGGAGTACGACACCCACAGCAGCAAGAGCGCCACGACCTACGCCGACAACGTGCTCCAGTACATCTCGGCGATGAAGGCGGCCGACCCGAGCGTCAAGATCGGCGCCGTGCTGACCACCCCCGGCTACTGGCCGGACGGCATCGTCGGCCCGGGCGACACCATGGACTGGAACCACACCGTCCTGTCGATCGCCGGCTCGAAGATCGACTTCGCCATCGTGCACGCCTACCCCACCAGCACCAGCCCGGCCGACCTGCTCACCAAGCCGCAGGCCCAGAACGCCAACATCACCGGCGCCGTGCGCTCGCTGATCAACCAGTACGCCGGATCCAACGCCCCCAACGTCGGCATCGCGGTGACCGAGGCGAACGCCCAGGCCTACCTGGACACCTCCCCCAACGGACTGTTCGCGCCGGACGACTACCTCACCTGGTTGGAGAACGGCGCGTTCAACGTCGACTGGTGGGACCTGCGCAACGGCACCGACTGCACCAAGGTGACCACCGTCGAGGGCGCCACCGACTACAACGACGGCGGCATGGTCTCCAGCGGCTCACCCTGCGAGCCGGCCGTCAACACGCCCTTCCCCGCCTACTACGGCATCCAGATGATCAGCAGGCTGGGCGCGCCCGGCGACACGCTCGTCAAGGCCGCCAGCTCGTCCTCGCTGCTCACCGCGCACGCCGTCCGCCGCGCCAACGGCGACGTGGACGTCATGCTGATCAACAAGGACCCGAACAACGACGCCACGGTGAACCTCTCCTACACCGGGTTCACCCCGTCCTCCGCCACCCCGACCGTCCACTCCTACCTCAAGAACGCCCACGGGATCGGCACGACCCAGTCCGGCAGCCCGACCACCCAGACCGTGCCCGCCTACGGCATCACGGTCGTCCAGATGCACCCGACCAGCGCGCCCTGCCGGGTCGTCTACAACAAGAACGAGTGGTCCGGCGTCATGGTCGGCAACGTCACCGTCGTCAACAACAGCCTCGGCCAGGTCAACGGCTGGTCCCTCGGCTTCAACTTCCCCGGCGACAACGTCATCACCAACAGCTGGAACGCCTCGGTGTCGCAGAGCGGCCCCAGCGTCAACGCCGCGAACGTGTCCTACAACCCCACCGTCCCGCAGGGCGGGAGCGTCCAGTGGGGCTTCCGGGCCACCTGGTCCAGCAGTGACGCCAATCCCTCCGCCTTCTGGTTCAACGGCGCCTCCTGCGCGATCGGCTGA
- a CDS encoding glycoside hydrolase family 43 protein, whose product MSDQHQPDGTVPNPVIPGFHPDPSVCRVGDDYYLVCSSFEYFPGIPVFHSRDLVNWTQIGNALDRPSQLRLPLDMPSSGGIYAPTLRHHDGRFWLIVTNVGDGGNMLFTATDPAGPWSDPVRLPGVPGIDPDLTWDEDGTCWCTVAGVSQVRIDPTTGETIGEPYRIWSGTPGAMAPEAPHLYRIGEYWYLMIAEGGTERGHAVSIARGPSPSGPFEPCPANPVLTHRGTDSPIQNTGHADLVQAPDGSWWMVLLAVRPRGGTPAWYVLGRETFLAPVEWVDGWPVVGKVTPELPTPAWPLHPAPAVPARDDFDQAELHPQWISVRRRPEHLCATKERSGWLTLRAAGASLDENDVVFVGRRQQHLGCRARTLIDPAEGRGGLAVRLDEEHHYEIEAADGEVKVFARIGSLRTEVAARAVPAGAVVLGVEIAPRPTRGPRTGPDDIVLGIEEPDGAFTVLATLDGRYLSTEVAGGFTGRVIGMYAAAGTVHFDRFDYEPLPFP is encoded by the coding sequence GTGTCAGACCAGCACCAGCCCGACGGCACCGTCCCCAACCCGGTGATCCCCGGCTTCCACCCCGACCCCAGCGTCTGCCGCGTGGGCGACGACTACTACCTCGTCTGCTCCAGCTTCGAGTACTTCCCCGGCATCCCGGTCTTCCACAGTCGCGACCTGGTGAACTGGACCCAGATCGGCAACGCCCTGGACCGGCCGAGCCAGCTGCGCCTGCCGCTCGACATGCCGTCCTCCGGCGGGATCTACGCACCGACGCTGCGCCACCACGACGGGCGCTTCTGGCTGATCGTCACCAACGTCGGCGACGGCGGCAACATGCTCTTCACCGCCACCGACCCGGCCGGCCCGTGGTCCGACCCGGTCCGGCTGCCCGGGGTCCCCGGCATCGACCCGGACCTCACCTGGGACGAGGACGGCACCTGCTGGTGCACCGTCGCCGGCGTCTCCCAGGTCCGCATCGACCCGACCACCGGCGAGACCATCGGCGAACCGTACCGGATCTGGTCCGGCACCCCCGGCGCCATGGCCCCCGAGGCCCCGCACCTTTACCGGATCGGGGAGTACTGGTACCTGATGATCGCCGAGGGCGGTACCGAGCGCGGCCATGCCGTCTCCATCGCCCGCGGCCCGTCTCCCTCCGGACCGTTCGAGCCGTGCCCGGCCAACCCGGTCCTGACCCACCGCGGCACCGACAGTCCCATCCAGAACACCGGGCACGCCGACCTCGTCCAGGCGCCCGACGGCTCCTGGTGGATGGTGCTGCTCGCCGTCCGGCCGCGCGGCGGCACCCCCGCCTGGTACGTGCTCGGCCGGGAGACCTTCCTCGCCCCGGTCGAGTGGGTGGACGGCTGGCCGGTCGTCGGCAAGGTCACCCCCGAACTGCCCACCCCGGCCTGGCCGCTGCACCCCGCGCCCGCCGTACCGGCCCGGGACGACTTCGACCAGGCCGAGCTGCACCCCCAGTGGATCTCGGTGCGCCGGCGCCCGGAGCACCTGTGCGCCACGAAGGAACGTTCCGGCTGGCTCACCCTTCGCGCCGCCGGCGCCTCCCTGGACGAGAACGACGTGGTGTTCGTCGGCCGGCGCCAGCAGCACCTCGGCTGCCGGGCCCGCACCCTGATCGACCCCGCCGAGGGCCGCGGCGGCCTCGCCGTCCGTCTGGACGAGGAGCACCACTACGAGATCGAGGCGGCCGACGGCGAGGTGAAGGTCTTCGCCCGGATCGGTTCGCTGCGCACCGAGGTCGCCGCCCGGGCGGTACCCGCCGGAGCCGTGGTGCTCGGTGTCGAGATCGCCCCGCGGCCGACGCGCGGCCCGCGCACCGGCCCTGACGACATCGTCCTCGGCATCGAGGAGCCCGACGGCGCCTTCACCGTGCTCGCCACCCTCGACGGCCGCTACCTGTCCACCGAGGTGGCCGGCGGCTTCACCGGCCGGGTCATCGGCATGTACGCCGCGGCCGGCACCGTCCACTTCGACCGGTTCGACTACGAACCCCTCCCGTTTCCCTGA
- a CDS encoding cellulase family glycosylhydrolase: MNDARQSTHPRSRRLHRTAGLVVALVTAGALCDGTAIAAPAEQPPSAAEAAGAAEARAPHDAMAAVAQMQPSWNLGNTLDAIPGETSWGNPLTTKALFDRLRSEGFRSVRIPVTWYPHQSDTAPYTIDPVWMNRVKQVVDWALADGLYVEINVHHDSWKWIAAMSTDHDTIVARFNSTWRQIATVFKDEPRTLLMESINEPQFANAADAQKTQYLRELNTSFHDIVRNSGGRNKDRLLVLPSEETNNAQHWLDDLSTTMSSLHDRNLVATVHYYSWYPFSVNIANGTTYDATAQKDLTDGFARVHDTFVAKGIPVYLGEYGLLSEPNSGTVERGEMLKYYEHVNYVARANGFTTALWDDANYLNRTTLQWRDPALMDLIKASWTTRSGTASTDNLFVPKSGPIIAQTITLNPNGLWFTGLWQGDRPLIPFLDYTLDGDQLTLPADALTRLAGDRAHRVNANIQVRYSEGVPWQLNIRSYDKPAMSDATGTLDGLTIPTRFNGSLMANVQSTYADGTAAGPASWTTYQTFDNYRPDYTANTTTVKPDFLKSLKDDAPVTLTFRFWTGDTVTYTVTKSGNTVTGTAS, from the coding sequence GTGAACGACGCACGGCAGAGCACACACCCGCGCAGCCGCCGGCTCCACCGGACGGCCGGCCTCGTGGTGGCACTGGTCACCGCCGGCGCCCTCTGCGACGGCACGGCGATCGCCGCACCCGCCGAGCAGCCCCCGTCGGCGGCCGAGGCCGCCGGGGCCGCCGAGGCCAGGGCCCCGCACGACGCGATGGCCGCCGTCGCCCAGATGCAGCCCAGCTGGAACCTCGGCAACACCCTCGACGCGATCCCCGGCGAGACCTCCTGGGGCAACCCGCTCACCACCAAAGCGCTGTTCGACCGCCTCAGGTCCGAGGGCTTCCGCAGCGTCCGCATCCCCGTCACCTGGTACCCCCACCAGTCCGACACGGCGCCCTACACCATCGACCCGGTGTGGATGAACCGGGTCAAGCAGGTGGTCGACTGGGCCCTGGCGGACGGCCTCTACGTCGAGATCAACGTCCACCACGACTCGTGGAAGTGGATCGCCGCGATGTCCACCGACCACGACACCATCGTGGCCCGGTTCAACTCCACCTGGCGGCAGATCGCCACCGTCTTCAAGGACGAACCGCGCACCCTGCTCATGGAGAGCATCAACGAGCCGCAGTTCGCCAACGCAGCCGACGCCCAGAAGACCCAGTACCTGCGGGAACTCAACACCTCGTTCCACGACATCGTCCGCAACTCCGGCGGCCGGAACAAGGACCGCCTGCTCGTCCTGCCCTCGGAGGAGACCAACAACGCCCAGCACTGGCTCGACGACCTGTCGACCACGATGAGTTCGCTGCACGACCGCAACCTGGTCGCCACCGTGCACTACTACAGCTGGTACCCGTTCAGCGTGAACATCGCCAACGGGACCACCTACGACGCCACGGCCCAGAAGGACCTGACCGACGGCTTCGCCCGGGTGCACGACACCTTCGTCGCCAAGGGCATCCCCGTCTACCTCGGCGAGTACGGCCTGCTCAGCGAGCCCAACTCCGGCACCGTCGAACGCGGCGAGATGCTGAAGTACTACGAGCACGTCAACTATGTGGCCCGGGCCAACGGCTTCACCACCGCGCTCTGGGACGACGCCAACTACCTGAACCGCACCACCCTCCAGTGGCGGGACCCGGCCCTGATGGACCTGATCAAGGCGTCCTGGACCACCCGCTCCGGCACCGCCTCCACCGACAACCTCTTCGTGCCGAAGTCCGGCCCCATCATCGCGCAGACCATCACCCTGAACCCCAACGGCCTCTGGTTCACCGGCCTGTGGCAGGGCGACCGCCCGCTCATCCCCTTCCTCGACTACACCCTCGACGGCGACCAGCTCACCCTTCCCGCCGACGCCCTCACCCGGCTCGCCGGCGACCGCGCCCACCGTGTGAACGCGAACATCCAGGTCCGCTACTCCGAGGGCGTCCCCTGGCAGCTCAACATCCGCTCCTACGACAAACCCGCCATGTCCGACGCCACCGGAACACTCGACGGGCTGACCATCCCCACCCGGTTCAACGGCTCCCTGATGGCCAACGTGCAATCCACCTACGCCGACGGCACCGCCGCCGGCCCGGCCTCCTGGACCACCTACCAGACGTTCGACAACTACCGCCCCGACTACACCGCCAACACCACCACCGTGAAGCCCGACTTCCTCAAGTCCCTCAAGGACGACGCCCCGGTCACGCTCACCTTCCGCTTCTGGACCGGCGACACCGTCACCTACACCGTCACCAAGTCCGGCAACACCGTCACCGGCACCGCCTCCTGA
- a CDS encoding cellulase family glycosylhydrolase → MNDAPQTARSRSRLHRTAGLVVALATAGSLACGTAVAAPADQAPSAAEAAGARVPHDPMAAVAQMQPSWNLGNTLDAIPGETSWGNPLTTKALFDRLRSEGFRSVRIPVTWYPHQSDTAPYTIDPVWMNRVKQVVDWALADGLYVEINVHHDSWKWIAAMSTDHDTIVARFNSTWRQIATVFKDEPRTLLMESINEPQFANAADAQKTQYLRELNTSFHDIVRNSGGRNKDRLLVLPSEETNNAQHWLDDLSTTMSSLHDRNLVATVHYYSWYPFSVNIANGTTYDATAQKDLTDGFARVHDTFVAKGIPVYLGEYGLLTSPYSGVVERGEMLKYFEHVNYEARLNGMTSAVWDAANDFLNRGTMQWQVPEMKALIQSSWRTRSGTASTDNVFLPASGPITAQTITLNPNGLWFTGLWQGDRPLIPFLDYTLDGDQLTLTADALTRLAGDRAHGVNANIQVRYSDGVPWQLNIRSYDKPTMANATGTLDELTIPSWFNGSLMANVQSTYADGTAAGPASWTTYQSFDNYRPDYTANTTTVKPDFLKSLKDGAPVTLTFRFWTGDTVTYTVTKSGNTVTGTAS, encoded by the coding sequence GTGAACGACGCACCACAGACCGCGCGCTCCCGCAGCCGGCTCCACCGCACGGCCGGCCTCGTGGTGGCCCTGGCCACCGCCGGCAGCCTCGCCTGCGGCACCGCCGTCGCCGCACCCGCCGACCAGGCCCCGTCGGCGGCCGAGGCCGCCGGGGCCAGGGTCCCGCACGACCCGATGGCCGCCGTGGCCCAGATGCAGCCCAGCTGGAACCTCGGCAACACCCTCGACGCGATCCCCGGCGAGACCTCCTGGGGCAACCCGCTCACCACCAAAGCGCTGTTCGACCGCCTCAGGTCCGAGGGCTTCCGCAGCGTCCGCATCCCCGTCACCTGGTACCCCCACCAGTCCGACACGGCGCCCTACACCATCGACCCGGTGTGGATGAACCGGGTCAAGCAGGTGGTCGACTGGGCCCTGGCGGACGGCCTCTACGTCGAGATCAACGTCCACCACGACTCGTGGAAGTGGATCGCCGCGATGTCCACCGACCACGACACCATCGTGGCCCGGTTCAACTCCACCTGGCGGCAGATCGCCACCGTCTTCAAGGACGAACCGCGCACCCTGCTCATGGAGAGCATCAACGAGCCGCAGTTCGCCAACGCAGCCGACGCCCAGAAGACCCAGTACCTGCGGGAACTCAACACCTCGTTCCACGACATCGTCCGCAACTCCGGCGGCCGGAACAAGGACCGCCTGCTCGTCCTGCCCTCGGAGGAGACCAACAACGCCCAGCACTGGCTCGACGACCTGTCGACCACGATGAGTTCGCTGCACGACCGCAACCTGGTCGCCACCGTGCACTACTACAGCTGGTACCCGTTCAGCGTGAACATCGCCAACGGGACCACCTACGACGCCACGGCCCAGAAGGACCTGACCGACGGCTTCGCCCGGGTGCACGACACCTTCGTCGCCAAGGGCATCCCGGTCTACCTCGGCGAGTACGGCCTGCTCACCTCGCCGTACTCCGGCGTCGTCGAGCGCGGCGAGATGCTCAAGTACTTCGAGCACGTCAACTACGAGGCGCGGCTCAACGGGATGACCTCCGCCGTCTGGGACGCCGCCAACGACTTCCTGAACCGCGGCACCATGCAGTGGCAGGTCCCCGAGATGAAGGCGCTGATCCAGAGCTCCTGGCGGACCCGCTCGGGCACCGCCTCCACCGACAACGTCTTCCTACCGGCCTCCGGCCCCATCACCGCCCAGACCATCACCCTGAACCCCAACGGCCTCTGGTTCACCGGCCTCTGGCAGGGCGACCGCCCGCTCATCCCCTTCCTCGACTACACCCTCGACGGCGACCAGCTCACCCTGACCGCCGACGCCCTCACCCGCCTCGCCGGCGACCGCGCCCACGGTGTGAACGCGAACATCCAGGTCCGCTACTCCGACGGCGTCCCCTGGCAGCTCAACATCCGCTCCTACGACAAACCGACGATGGCCAACGCCACCGGAACGCTCGACGAGCTCACCATCCCCAGCTGGTTCAACGGCTCCCTGATGGCCAACGTGCAATCCACCTACGCCGACGGCACCGCCGCCGGCCCGGCCTCCTGGACCACCTACCAGTCGTTCGACAACTACCGCCCCGACTACACCGCCAACACCACCACCGTGAAGCCCGACTTCCTCAAGTCCCTCAAGGACGGCGCCCCGGTCACGCTCACCTTCCGCTTCTGGACCGGCGACACCGTCACCTACACCGTCACCAAGTCCGGCAACACCGTCACCGGCACCGCCTCCTGA
- a CDS encoding beta-galactosidase: MVLLPPRVLFGAAYYHEYQPCERLEEDLDLMAKARFTVIRVGESVWSTWEPENGRFEVDWLTPVLDGAHERGIAVILGTPTYAVPPWLARQYPEIVTEQATGRPMGWGARQEADFSHPAFRHHAERVTRAILDRHARHPAVIGFQVDNEPGLRLPHNHGVFQRFVDHLRHTYGDVENLNREWGLVYWSHRLSTWADLWTPDDNQQPQYDVAWRAFQARQTTEFIAWQAAIAREYARPDQFVTTCLAYHHPAMADDEITDALDVTAGNPYYDMQDALALPDPTPHDHEQQWKTTGVWALYQSADRVFSSRQEPFLVTETNAQAISGSSENRPAFDGQWRQASWALVSRGARMIEYWHWHTLHFGTETYWGGILPHSGKPGRVYAELARLGGEFETAGPLVAGLEPDADIAMVYSMPSKWLMQKHPPLAKPDGSPDPTSYHRIFDPFYRGAFEAGRQVRILHARRLHDARTERDGPAPDEAARRHPVLVVPGLYLAEDSLLDWLAAYAEAGGHLVLGPRTGYADHEARARHETAPPRLSSAAGAWYDEFSNLPADLPVHAAPGSPLELPAGATATRWVEGLTATDATVLAQYDHPHFGRWPAVTTRAHGSGRVTCVGTVPGRDLARALAAWLAPAPTNGWRELPTSVTATTGTAPDGRRVHVVHNWSWQPVEVPAPAALVDVLSGTPVPVGRPVSLDAWDVRVLVAG; the protein is encoded by the coding sequence ATGGTCCTACTGCCCCCGCGCGTGCTGTTCGGCGCCGCCTACTACCACGAGTACCAGCCGTGCGAACGGCTCGAGGAAGACCTCGACCTGATGGCGAAGGCGAGGTTCACCGTCATCCGGGTCGGCGAGTCGGTCTGGTCCACCTGGGAACCGGAGAACGGTCGCTTCGAAGTGGACTGGCTGACCCCCGTCCTCGACGGCGCCCACGAGCGCGGCATCGCCGTCATCCTGGGCACACCCACGTACGCCGTGCCGCCGTGGCTGGCCCGGCAGTACCCGGAGATCGTCACCGAGCAGGCCACCGGCCGGCCGATGGGCTGGGGTGCCCGCCAGGAAGCCGACTTCTCCCATCCCGCCTTCCGCCACCACGCCGAACGCGTCACCCGGGCGATCCTCGACCGCCACGCCCGGCACCCGGCCGTCATCGGCTTCCAGGTCGACAACGAGCCCGGCCTGCGCCTGCCGCACAACCACGGCGTCTTCCAACGGTTCGTCGACCACCTGCGGCACACCTACGGCGACGTGGAGAACCTCAACCGCGAGTGGGGACTGGTCTACTGGTCGCACCGCCTCTCCACCTGGGCCGACCTCTGGACGCCCGACGACAACCAGCAGCCGCAGTACGACGTCGCCTGGCGGGCGTTCCAGGCCCGCCAGACCACCGAGTTCATCGCCTGGCAGGCCGCCATCGCGCGCGAGTACGCCCGCCCCGACCAGTTCGTCACCACCTGCCTCGCCTACCACCACCCCGCGATGGCGGACGACGAGATCACCGACGCCCTGGACGTCACCGCAGGCAACCCGTACTACGACATGCAGGACGCGCTGGCGTTGCCCGACCCCACGCCGCACGACCACGAGCAGCAGTGGAAGACCACCGGCGTGTGGGCGCTGTACCAGAGCGCCGACCGGGTCTTCTCCTCCCGCCAGGAACCCTTCCTCGTCACCGAGACCAACGCCCAGGCCATCAGCGGCAGTTCGGAGAACCGGCCCGCCTTCGACGGCCAGTGGCGGCAGGCCTCCTGGGCCCTGGTCTCGCGCGGCGCCCGGATGATCGAGTACTGGCACTGGCACACCCTGCACTTCGGCACCGAGACGTACTGGGGCGGGATCCTTCCGCACAGCGGCAAGCCCGGCCGGGTCTACGCCGAACTCGCCCGGCTCGGCGGCGAGTTCGAGACCGCAGGGCCGCTGGTCGCCGGGCTCGAGCCCGACGCCGACATCGCGATGGTCTACTCGATGCCCAGCAAGTGGCTGATGCAGAAGCATCCGCCGCTGGCGAAGCCGGACGGCAGCCCCGATCCGACCTCCTACCACCGAATCTTCGACCCCTTCTACCGCGGCGCGTTCGAGGCCGGCCGCCAGGTGCGGATCCTGCACGCCCGCCGGCTGCACGACGCCCGGACCGAGCGCGACGGTCCGGCACCCGACGAGGCCGCACGGCGCCATCCCGTACTGGTGGTCCCCGGGCTCTACCTCGCCGAGGACTCCCTGCTCGACTGGCTCGCGGCCTATGCCGAGGCCGGCGGCCACCTGGTGCTCGGCCCCCGCACCGGCTACGCCGACCACGAGGCCCGGGCCCGCCACGAGACCGCCCCGCCGCGCCTGAGCTCCGCCGCGGGCGCGTGGTACGACGAGTTCAGCAACCTGCCCGCGGACCTCCCGGTGCACGCCGCCCCCGGCAGCCCGCTGGAGCTCCCCGCGGGCGCCACCGCGACCCGCTGGGTGGAGGGCCTCACCGCCACCGACGCCACGGTGCTGGCCCAGTACGACCACCCGCACTTCGGCCGCTGGCCGGCCGTCACCACCCGCGCCCACGGCTCCGGTCGGGTGACCTGCGTCGGCACCGTGCCCGGCCGCGACCTGGCCCGGGCGCTGGCCGCCTGGCTGGCCCCCGCCCCGACGAACGGCTGGCGCGAGCTGCCCACCTCGGTCACCGCGACCACCGGGACGGCCCCGGACGGGCGCCGCGTCCACGTGGTGCACAACTGGAGCTGGCAGCCCGTCGAGGTGCCGGCGCCCGCCGCACTGGTCGACGTGCTCAGCGGCACCCCGGTGCCGGTCGGCAGGCCGGTCTCCTTGGACGCCTGGGACGTGCGGGTCCTCGTCGCGGGATGA